One Plasmodium cynomolgi strain B DNA, chromosome 12, whole genome shotgun sequence genomic region harbors:
- a CDS encoding aspartyl proteinase (putative): MNVLLSFFVFLILNVRPWVKSAKENLRVSRYNTAGISTIILKGGYINRQFIGEICIGSPPQAFKVLFDTGSTNLWIPSKNCHTKACQSKRKYDHRVSKNYKLVQKKNPVEVFFGTGKIQIAYVSDDVYLGDITVKNQEFGVASYISDDPFSDMQFDGLFGLGISDDKRRKTLIYDNIPRGRSKKNVFSIYYPKNVDDDGAITFGGYDKKFIQPNENIDWFDVSSRKYWAVKMIGLKINGLFLDVCSKNIGMHNKAMNKCATRGGYCEAVIDTGTSSIAGPKDDLILLTRLLNPRRNCHNRALLKRFSFLLSDENGEQKEYELTPADYIVNSFRVDPILKSPCNFAFMPINISSANRYLYILGQIFLQKYYAIFEKDKMKIGNI; encoded by the exons ATGAATGTCTtgttgtccttttttgtctttctcattttaaatgttCGCCCATGGGTGAAATCTGCAAAAGAGAATTTAAGGGTATCCAGGTATAACACGGCAG GAATTTCCACCATCATTCTCAAGGGGGGTTACATCAACAGACA ATTTATTGGAGAAATATGCATTGGAAGTCCCCCCCAGGCGTTCAAGGTCTTATTTGATACTG GAAGTACAAACTTGTGGATCCCATCGAAAAACTGCCACACGAAGGCCTGCCAGagcaaaagaaaatacgATCACAGAGTTTctaaaaattacaaattagTCCAGAAAAAGAACCCCGTGGAAGTTTTCTTCGGAACAGGCAAAATACAAATCGCTTACGTTTCTGATGATGTTTACTTGGGAGACATTAC GGTAAAAAACCAGGAGTTTGGAGTAGCCAGTTACATATCCGATGACCCTTTTTCGGATATGC AATTCGATGGCCTATTCGGCCTAGGCATTTCAGATgataaaaggagaaaaacgttGATCTATGACAATATACCAAGGGGTcggtcaaaaaaaaacgtgttcTCGATTTACTACCCCAAAAATGTGGACGACGATGGCGCGATAACCTTCGGGGGATACGATAAAAA ATTTATCCAACCCAACGAGAACATCGACTGGTTTGACGTTTCGTCCAGAAAATACTGGGCAGTCAAAATG ATAGGACTGAAAATAAATGGCTTATTCCTAGACGTGTGTTCCAAAAATATAGGTATGCATAATAAGGCGATGAATAAGTGTGCAACCAGAG GTGGCTACTGCGAAGCAGTCATTGATACAGGCACATCGAGCATCGCTGGGCCCAAAGACG acttaattttgttaactaGATTGCTAAACCCTAGGAGGAACTGCCATAACAGGGCATTACTAAAAagattttctttccttttaagTGATGAAAATG GCGAACAAAAGGAGTACGAATTAACGCCAGCGGATTACATAGTTAACTCGTTCAGAGTCGACCCTATTTTGAAGTCCCCCTGCAACTTCGCCTTCATGCCAATTAACATTTCTTCGGCTAATagatatttatat aTTCTTggacaaatatttttgcaaaagtatTATGCAATATTtgaaaaggacaaaatgaaaattggTAATATTTAA
- a CDS encoding hypothetical protein (putative), producing MIRKRKSKVEENEQVEVGNEQELMEGQCVFTKKDSAMKSVGEINETGEEVNYTQVKDSRTLDMMTYASSHKGSAHLRENKSSVRNCDEMKRGANSTHEEIPDREEIIGRSITMEQLNYEPSPSMNRSKTHKNEEVKFKGIDELCNKYDKEVKNLLENFDHLSFSCVRIFYYSGFSLLPYLGWVIASIFGSFCKERNNKNISSLRIISSIQCAFFGLMIVLIMAVINMNSRSALQCKYDGISIKKSNKLERKTRYDNLKKKKKPKTVFALLVLP from the exons ATGATTCGTAAAAGAAAATCAAAGGTGGAGGAAAATGAACAGGTCGAGGTGGGCAACGAGCAGGAGTTAATGGAAGGACAGTGTGTGTTCACCAAGAAGGATTCGGCTATGAAAAGTGTAGGGGAGATAAACGAGACGGGGGAGGAAGTCAACTATACGCAGGTAAAAGATTCACGAACATTAGACATGATGACGTATGCCTCCTCCCACAAGGGCAGCGCTCATCTTAGAGAAAACAAAAGTAGCGTTAGAAACTGtgatgaaatgaaaagaggGGCAAATTCCACACATGAGGAAATTCCAGACAGGGAAGAAATTATCGGACGTTCAATTACAATGGAACAATTAAATTACGAACCCTCCCCAAGTATGAACAGATCGAAGactcacaaaaatgaggaagtcAAATTTAAAGGCATCGACGAATTGTGCAATAAATATGATAAggaggtaaaaaatttgctagaAAATTTCGATCACCTCAGTTTTTCTTG TGTCAGAATTTTTTACTACTCTGGATTCTCCCTTCTGCCATATTTAGGATGGGTCATAG CTTCAATTTTCGGATCCTTCTGCAAAGAaagaaacaataaaaatatctcATCG TTACGAATTATCAGCTCCATCCAGTGTGCCTTCTTCGGGTTGATGATTGTGCTAATAATGGCAGTTAttaaca tgaACAGCCGAAGCGCGCTGCAGTGCAAATATGACGGAAtatcaattaaaaaaagtaacaaactagaaagaaaaacgagATATGATaacttaaagaaaaaaaaaaaaccaaaaacaGTTTTCGCACTGCTTGTTTTACCTTAG